The Euphorbia lathyris chromosome 3, ddEupLath1.1, whole genome shotgun sequence genome contains a region encoding:
- the LOC136222143 gene encoding peroxisomal ATPase PEX1 isoform X3, which produces MEFEVRHVGGIENCFVSLPLHLIQTLESTRPGGFIPQVLTLQLRSPTTNHQWVVAWSGGTSSSSAIEVAGQFADCISLPDHTNVQVKAAPNVTSATLVTIEPSSEDDWEVLELNAEQAEAAMLQQVRIVQETMRFPLWLHGHTIITFLVVSTFPKNAVVQLVPGTEVAVAPKRRKTDLKKQDALVQSSNKGLNIAKALLRLQDSDKRLIHKSEVKGIELDVALTSVAHIHPETAKQFSLDSLQLVTIVPRLSSKEPTRTPDSDILRSRSSSNLKEPNKDVPSDKKRSCQAVVHILLSESVAKGHLMIARSLRLYLRASLHSSTILTAGVYLKIFTANSREDTAPLSLSPCYFKMLGQDKAIEKNGLEVIDRHRVQKPGSESTGTYMGTVDWTIPERFAASFSNNFPSEEDQDTSIQSGIKKGLRGLLQAWFLAQFNAIASAAGSEINSLIFGKETIIHFEVKGLDIETDRNVEEPASSNSYALLQNRKGTAGASLECFFLLTINEESVHDSDVNSYKLAFDERVKENLGELELFRKLKFGDPVSLYAYKEKSSGKNFTGNLISLSWMETAATDIIGRMMALLSPASGMLFSTYNFPIPGHVLICGPHGSGKTVLAKAVAKSLEESEDLLAHVVFVGCSGLALEKASTMRQTISSCISEALDHAPSLVIFDDLDSIISSSSDSEGSQPSTSVVALTKFLTDVMDEYGEKRKSSCGIGPIAFLACVQALENIPKSLSSSGRFDFHVQLPAPAASERQAILRHEIKRRSLQCSDDILLDVASKCDGYDAYDLEILVDRTVHAAIGRFLPSNYSSGEHASPTLVRDDFSRAMHEFLPVAMRDITRSAPEGGRSGWDDVGGLQDIRNAIKEMIELPSKFPNIFAKAPLRLRSNVLLYGPPGCGKTHIVGAAAAACSLRFISVKGPELLNKYIGASEQAVRDIFSKAAAAAPCLLFFDEFDSIAPKRGHDNTGVTDRVVNQFLTELDGVEVLTGVFVFAATSRPDLLDAALLRPGRLDRMLFCDFPSPKERLDILSVLSGKLPLANDVDLDAIAYMTEGFSGADLQALLSDAQLAAVHEHLSSESREIGRMPVISDALLKSVASKARPSISESEKQRLYSIYSQFLDSKKSAAAQSRDAKGKRATLA; this is translated from the exons ATGGAGTTTGAAGTGAGGCATGTGGGTGGAATTGAGAATTGCTTCGTTTCTCTCCCTTTGCACCTAATCCAAACCCTCGAATCTACCCGTCCCGGTGGTTTCATCCCTCAAGTTCTCACCCTCCAGTTGCGCTCTCCAACCACCAATCATCAATGGGTCGTTGCTTGGTCTGGCGGTACATCCTCTTCTTCGGCTATTGAG GTTGCTGGACAATTTGCGGATTGCATTTCTTTGCCGGATCATACAAATGTTCAAGTCAAAGCTGCTCCTAATGTGACAAGTGCTACGTTAGTAACTATAGAGCCCAGCAGTGAGGATGATTGGGAAGTTTTGGAACTTAATGCAGAGCAAGCTGAAGCAGCCATGTTACAGCAG GTTAGAATTGTTCAGGAAACTATGAGATTTCCTCTGTGGCTGCATGGCCACACCATCATCACGTTCCTTGTGGTTTCAACTTTTCCCAAGAATGCGGTGG TTCAACTTGTGCCAGGAACTGAAGTTGCAGTAGCACCAAAGAGACGCAAAACGGATTTAAAAAAACAAGATGCCTTGGTGCAGTCATCTAATAAAGGGTTAAATATTGCAAAGGCACTATTACGCCTTCAAGATTCAGATAAAAGATTAATTCACAAAAGTGAGGTCAAAGGTATTGAGTTGGATGTTGCGCTCACTTCTGTCGCTCATATTCACCCTGAAACTGCCAAACAGTTTTCATTGGACTCCCTTCAGTTGGTTACTATTGTGCCTCGATTATCATCAAAAGAGCCAACAAGGACACCTGATAGCGATATCTTGAGATCGAGAAGCTCTTCTAATCTTAAGGAACCTAACAAAGATGTTCCGAGTGATAAGAAACGATCTTGCCAAGCGGTAGTTCATATTTTGCTCTCTGAGTCAGTGGCTAAAGGACACCTGATGATAGCTCGGTCTCTACGTCTGTATCTGAGAGCAAGCCTGCACTCAT CCACTATTTTGACTGCAGGGGTTTATTTAAAGATATTCACTGCAAATTCAAGGGAAGATACTGCCCCACTATCACTTTCCCCCTGCTACTTTAAGATGCTTGGACAGGATAAGGCTATTGAGAAAAATGGCCTAGAAGTGATTGATAGGCATAGAGTTCAAAAGCCAGGATCAGAATCCACAGGCACCTATATGGGCACTGTAGATTGGACAATCCCTGAGAGATTTGCTGCCAGCTTTTCAAACAACTTTCCTAGTGAAGAGGATCAAGATACCAGTATTCAGTCTGGCATTAAAAAAGGATTAAGAGGACTTCTTCAAGCTTGGTTTCTTGCACAATTTAATGCCATTGCTTCAGCTGCTGGATCCgaaattaattcattaatttttggAAAAGAAACTATTATTCACTTTGAGGTGAAAGGACTTGACATTGAGACTGATAGGAATGTTGAAGAGCCAGCAAGTTCCAACTCATATGCATTGCTCCAGAACAGAAAAGGCACTGCTGGTGCGTCGCTTGAGTGCTTCTTTTTATTGACTATTAATGAAGAATCTGTGCATGACAGCGATGTTAACTCATACAAGCTTGCCTTTGATGAAAGGGTAAAGGAGAATTTAGGTGAATTGGAGTTGTTTAGAAAACTGAAGTTTGGTGACCCTGTGTCCTTGTATGCCTACAAGGAGAAAAGCTCTGGCAAGAACTTTACTGGAAATCTAATATCTTTGAGCTGGATGGAGACTGCTGCTACTGATATAATTGGCA GAATGATGGCGTTGTTGTCTCCCGCTTCTGGGATGTTATTCAGTACATACAATTTTCCTATCCCTGGACATGTTCTGATTTGTGGACCTCAT GGTTCTGGGAAGACTGTTTTAGCAAAAGCAGTTGCAAAATCTCTTGAAGAATCTGAAGACCTCTTAGCACATGT GGTGTTTGTAGGATGCTCTGGACTTGCTCTTGAAAAAGCCTCAACCATGCGTCAAACAATTTCTTcttgcatatctgaagctttgGATCATGCGCCTTCTCTTGTCATCTTTGATGATCTTGACAGCATCATCTCATCCTCTTCTGATTCAGAAGGATCTCAACCTTCAACCTCTGTTGTTGCCCTTACAAAATTTCTCACGGACGTTATggatgaatatggg GAAAAGAGGAAGAGCTCATGTGGTATTGGCCCAATTGCTTTTCTAGCTTGTGTGCAGGCGCTTGAGAATATTCCAAAGTCATTAAGCTCTTCAG GACGGTTTGACTTTCATGTGCAACTGCCTGCTCCAGCAGCCTCAGAACGCCAGGCTATACTAAGACATGAAATCAAAAGGCGATCCCTTCAATGTTCTGATGACATCTTGCTAGATGTTGCTTCCAAATGCGACGGTTATGATGCATATGATCTG GAAATATTGGTTGATAGAACGGTTCATGCTGCGATTGGCCGCTTCTTGCCTTCTAATTATAGTTCTGGAGAGCATGCTTCACCCACTTTGGTTAGGGATGATTTTTCTCGGGCGATGCACGAGTTCCTTCCTGTTGCCATGCGTGACATTACTAGATCTGCTCCTGAAGGTGGTCGCTCTGGGTGGGATGATGTTGGAGGCCTTCAGGATATAAGAAATGCTATTAAAGAG ATGATTGAATTGCCCTCAAAGTTCCCAAATATTTTTGCAAAAGCTCCTTTAAGGTTACGCTCTAATGTTTTGTTATATGGTCCTCCTGGTTGTGGCAAGACTCACATCGTTGGTGCTGCTGCGGCTGCTTGTTCACTGCGATTTATATCAGTAAAAGGACCTGAGCTGTTAAACAAATATATTGGTGCTTCTGAGCAAGCT GTTCGTGATATTTTCTCAAAAGCAGCTGCAGCAGCTCCATGCTTGCttttttttgatgaatttgATTCGATTGCTCCAAAAAGAGGTCATGACAATACTGGAGTAACTGATCGTGTTGTTAATCAG tttctcaCTGAATTAGATGGTGTTGAAGTGTTAACTGgtgtttttgtatttgctgCAACAAG TAGACCAGATCTACTTGATGCTGCATTGCTGCGACCTGGTCGGTTAGATCGAATGCTTTTCTGTGATTTTCCATCTCCAAAGGAGAGGTTGGACATCCTTTCTGTTCTTTCTGGAAAG CTGCCACTGGCGAACGATGTTGATCTAGATGCCATAGCTTATATGACAGAAGGGTTTAGTGGAGCTGACCTACAAGCTCTCCTGTCGGATGCACAACTTGCAGCAGTTCATGAACATCTGAGTTCAGAGAGTCGTGAAATTGGGAGAATGCCAGTCATATCTGATGCTTTGTTGAAGTCTGTTGCATCAAAAGCAAGACCATCCATTTCTGAATCTGAAAAGCAGAGGCTATACAGTATTTATAGCCAGTTCTTGGATTCAAAGAAATCTGCTGCTGCCCAG TCAAGGGATGCTAAAGGCAAGAGAGCTACTCTAGCATGA
- the LOC136222143 gene encoding peroxisomal ATPase PEX1 isoform X5: protein MEFEVRHVGGIENCFVSLPLHLIQTLESTRPGGFIPQVLTLQLRSPTTNHQWVVAWSGGTSSSSAIEVAGQFADCISLPDHTNVQVKAAPNVTSATLVTIEPSSEDDWEVLELNAEQAEAAMLQQVRIVQETMRFPLWLHGHTIITFLVVSTFPKNAVVQLVPGTEVAVAPKRRKTDLKKQDALVQSSNKGLNIAKALLRLQDSDKRLIHKSEVKGIELDVALTSVAHIHPETAKQFSLDSLQLVTIVPRLSSKEPTRTPDSDILRSRSSSNLKEPNKDVPSDKKRSCQAVVHILLSESVAKGHLMIARSLRLYLRASLHSSTILTAGVYLKIFTANSREDTAPLSLSPCYFKMLGQDKAIEKNGLEVIDRHRVQKPGSESTGTYMGTVDWTIPERFAASFSNNFPSEEDQDTSIQSGIKKGLRGLLQAWFLAQFNAIASAAGSEINSLIFGKETIIHFEVKGLDIETDRNVEEPASSNSYALLQNRKGTAGASLECFFLLTINEESVHDSDVNSYKLAFDERVKENLGELELFRKLKFGDPVSLYAYKEKSSGKNFTGNLISLSWMETAATDIIGRMMALLSPASGMLFSTYNFPIPGHVLICGPHGSGKTVLAKAVAKSLEESEDLLAHVVFVGCSGLALEKASTMRQTISSCISEALDHAPSLVIFDDLDSIISSSSDSEGSQPSTSVVALTKFLTDVMDEYGEKRKSSCGIGPIAFLACVQALENIPKSLSSSGRFDFHVQLPAPAASERQAILRHEIKRRSLQCSDDILLDVASKCDGYDAYDLEILVDRTVHAAIGRFLPSNYSSGEHASPTLVRDDFSRAMHEFLPVAMRDITRSAPEGGRSGWDDVGGLQDIRNAIKEDIKTKLSKMYSCELTIEVGYLDGRRLGFMMIELPSKFPNIFAKAPLRLRSNVLLYGPPGCGKTHIVGAAAAACSLRFISVKGPELLNKYIGASEQAVRDIFSKAAAAAPCLLFFDEFDSIAPKRGHDNTGVTDRVVNQFLTELDGVEVLTGVFVFAATSRPDLLDAALLRPGRLDRMLFCDFPSPKERLDILSVLSGKVGDILKSATGERC from the exons ATGGAGTTTGAAGTGAGGCATGTGGGTGGAATTGAGAATTGCTTCGTTTCTCTCCCTTTGCACCTAATCCAAACCCTCGAATCTACCCGTCCCGGTGGTTTCATCCCTCAAGTTCTCACCCTCCAGTTGCGCTCTCCAACCACCAATCATCAATGGGTCGTTGCTTGGTCTGGCGGTACATCCTCTTCTTCGGCTATTGAG GTTGCTGGACAATTTGCGGATTGCATTTCTTTGCCGGATCATACAAATGTTCAAGTCAAAGCTGCTCCTAATGTGACAAGTGCTACGTTAGTAACTATAGAGCCCAGCAGTGAGGATGATTGGGAAGTTTTGGAACTTAATGCAGAGCAAGCTGAAGCAGCCATGTTACAGCAG GTTAGAATTGTTCAGGAAACTATGAGATTTCCTCTGTGGCTGCATGGCCACACCATCATCACGTTCCTTGTGGTTTCAACTTTTCCCAAGAATGCGGTGG TTCAACTTGTGCCAGGAACTGAAGTTGCAGTAGCACCAAAGAGACGCAAAACGGATTTAAAAAAACAAGATGCCTTGGTGCAGTCATCTAATAAAGGGTTAAATATTGCAAAGGCACTATTACGCCTTCAAGATTCAGATAAAAGATTAATTCACAAAAGTGAGGTCAAAGGTATTGAGTTGGATGTTGCGCTCACTTCTGTCGCTCATATTCACCCTGAAACTGCCAAACAGTTTTCATTGGACTCCCTTCAGTTGGTTACTATTGTGCCTCGATTATCATCAAAAGAGCCAACAAGGACACCTGATAGCGATATCTTGAGATCGAGAAGCTCTTCTAATCTTAAGGAACCTAACAAAGATGTTCCGAGTGATAAGAAACGATCTTGCCAAGCGGTAGTTCATATTTTGCTCTCTGAGTCAGTGGCTAAAGGACACCTGATGATAGCTCGGTCTCTACGTCTGTATCTGAGAGCAAGCCTGCACTCAT CCACTATTTTGACTGCAGGGGTTTATTTAAAGATATTCACTGCAAATTCAAGGGAAGATACTGCCCCACTATCACTTTCCCCCTGCTACTTTAAGATGCTTGGACAGGATAAGGCTATTGAGAAAAATGGCCTAGAAGTGATTGATAGGCATAGAGTTCAAAAGCCAGGATCAGAATCCACAGGCACCTATATGGGCACTGTAGATTGGACAATCCCTGAGAGATTTGCTGCCAGCTTTTCAAACAACTTTCCTAGTGAAGAGGATCAAGATACCAGTATTCAGTCTGGCATTAAAAAAGGATTAAGAGGACTTCTTCAAGCTTGGTTTCTTGCACAATTTAATGCCATTGCTTCAGCTGCTGGATCCgaaattaattcattaatttttggAAAAGAAACTATTATTCACTTTGAGGTGAAAGGACTTGACATTGAGACTGATAGGAATGTTGAAGAGCCAGCAAGTTCCAACTCATATGCATTGCTCCAGAACAGAAAAGGCACTGCTGGTGCGTCGCTTGAGTGCTTCTTTTTATTGACTATTAATGAAGAATCTGTGCATGACAGCGATGTTAACTCATACAAGCTTGCCTTTGATGAAAGGGTAAAGGAGAATTTAGGTGAATTGGAGTTGTTTAGAAAACTGAAGTTTGGTGACCCTGTGTCCTTGTATGCCTACAAGGAGAAAAGCTCTGGCAAGAACTTTACTGGAAATCTAATATCTTTGAGCTGGATGGAGACTGCTGCTACTGATATAATTGGCA GAATGATGGCGTTGTTGTCTCCCGCTTCTGGGATGTTATTCAGTACATACAATTTTCCTATCCCTGGACATGTTCTGATTTGTGGACCTCAT GGTTCTGGGAAGACTGTTTTAGCAAAAGCAGTTGCAAAATCTCTTGAAGAATCTGAAGACCTCTTAGCACATGT GGTGTTTGTAGGATGCTCTGGACTTGCTCTTGAAAAAGCCTCAACCATGCGTCAAACAATTTCTTcttgcatatctgaagctttgGATCATGCGCCTTCTCTTGTCATCTTTGATGATCTTGACAGCATCATCTCATCCTCTTCTGATTCAGAAGGATCTCAACCTTCAACCTCTGTTGTTGCCCTTACAAAATTTCTCACGGACGTTATggatgaatatggg GAAAAGAGGAAGAGCTCATGTGGTATTGGCCCAATTGCTTTTCTAGCTTGTGTGCAGGCGCTTGAGAATATTCCAAAGTCATTAAGCTCTTCAG GACGGTTTGACTTTCATGTGCAACTGCCTGCTCCAGCAGCCTCAGAACGCCAGGCTATACTAAGACATGAAATCAAAAGGCGATCCCTTCAATGTTCTGATGACATCTTGCTAGATGTTGCTTCCAAATGCGACGGTTATGATGCATATGATCTG GAAATATTGGTTGATAGAACGGTTCATGCTGCGATTGGCCGCTTCTTGCCTTCTAATTATAGTTCTGGAGAGCATGCTTCACCCACTTTGGTTAGGGATGATTTTTCTCGGGCGATGCACGAGTTCCTTCCTGTTGCCATGCGTGACATTACTAGATCTGCTCCTGAAGGTGGTCGCTCTGGGTGGGATGATGTTGGAGGCCTTCAGGATATAAGAAATGCTATTAAAGAG GATATAAAGACGAAACTTTCAAAGATGTACAGCTGTGAACTTACGATTGAAGTGGGGTATTTAGATGGGAGGAGATTGGGCTTCATG ATGATTGAATTGCCCTCAAAGTTCCCAAATATTTTTGCAAAAGCTCCTTTAAGGTTACGCTCTAATGTTTTGTTATATGGTCCTCCTGGTTGTGGCAAGACTCACATCGTTGGTGCTGCTGCGGCTGCTTGTTCACTGCGATTTATATCAGTAAAAGGACCTGAGCTGTTAAACAAATATATTGGTGCTTCTGAGCAAGCT GTTCGTGATATTTTCTCAAAAGCAGCTGCAGCAGCTCCATGCTTGCttttttttgatgaatttgATTCGATTGCTCCAAAAAGAGGTCATGACAATACTGGAGTAACTGATCGTGTTGTTAATCAG tttctcaCTGAATTAGATGGTGTTGAAGTGTTAACTGgtgtttttgtatttgctgCAACAAG TAGACCAGATCTACTTGATGCTGCATTGCTGCGACCTGGTCGGTTAGATCGAATGCTTTTCTGTGATTTTCCATCTCCAAAGGAGAGGTTGGACATCCTTTCTGTTCTTTCTGGAAAGGTCGGTGATATACTTAAAT CTGCCACTGGCGAACGATGTTGA